From the genome of Aeromonas hydrophila subsp. hydrophila ATCC 7966:
GCTCGCTCTCGAGCGACAACCACTGATCCTGCTGGCGCCGGTCGTGACGAATGACGTAGGCGAGCTCGAACAGCTCGGGATCCTGCAGCAGGGCGCGCACCAGCTCCTCGGGAGCGCGCACCCAGAACAGGGTCACCGGCTTGCAAAGCTGGGCCAGGCTCGCCTGCAGCTGCTGGCCGCGGGAGAGCAGCACCCTGGCCGCCTCGTCGCGCCCATCCCGGCTGAGCCGGTTGTAGCCGTAGGTCTGGCAGTTCCACTCCAGCCGGCGCACCTCGCGCCAGCAGGCCCGGATGGCCCGAAGCAGATGGCGCAAGGCATTGATGTCGTTGGTCTTGGGCAGTTCATCCAGCAGGGGTGGCAGGCGGTTAAGGGCCTCGCGGACTCGCTGGAAATCGGCGTCGATCGCCGGGCAGTCGGGGGCGGCATAGATGTGATCATCCAGCCAAACGGGTGGTTTCATGACCTTCCTTGTCTGTTTGCGTCCATGTGGGCTGACCCCGCCTCTGTGAGCGAGTGTCTGCCGGATAGTACGAAGGGGGCAGGCCCTTGCCTAGCCCCCATCCGAGGCAACAGACGAGACAGTATCTGACGGAATGGCCCCCATCGCAGGAATATGCCCCGCGAGGGTCAGCCCGCCGCCACTATTTGGCGGGCTTGAGCTTGCTCACCAGGGTCATGGCCAGCACCAGCACCAGTCCAGCCACCACGCCGGCCAAGGCGTTGAGCAGGGTCGGCATCATCAGCGCGAGGGCGGCGCCGACCGCAGGCAGGGTAGCCACGGCGGTGGCGGCCCCTTCAATCAGGTGATGCACGAAAGGCCAGCCGTGCACCAAAATGCCGCCCCCCACCATGAACATGGCGATGGTGCCGACCAGTGCCAGCAGGTGCATCAGCCGCGGCGCCGTCACCAGCAGTCCCTGCCCCACCGCCCGGCGCAAGGCACCACCATCGGGCTTTTGCAGCAGGTGCAGGCCGATGTCGTCGAGCTTGACGATGAGCCCCACCAGGCCGTAGACCCCCACCGTCATCAACAGGGCGATGCCCGCCACCACCGACAGCTGCAGCGCCAGGCTCGCCCCCTGTACAGTGCCAAGGGCGATGACGATGATCTCGGCCGACAGAATAAAGTCGGTGCGAATGGCCCCCTTTATCTTCTGCTGTTCAAACGCCACCAGATCATCGGGAATGGGTGCGGTGTGCGCCTCCCCCTCGCTCGCCTCATGGGGCAGAAACTTGTGGGCCAGCTTCTCGGCACCCTCGAAGCAGAGGTAGGCCCCCCCCAGCATCAGGAGCGGAGTGATGAGCCAGGGTACCAGGGCACTGATGGCGATGGCGGCCGGTACCAGAATAAGCTTGTTGCGAAACGACCCCTTGGCCACCGCCCACACCACCGGCAGCTCCCGCTCGGCGCGCACCCCGGAGACCTGCTCGGCATTGAGGGCCAGATCGTCCCCCAACACCCCGGCGGTCTTCTTTGCCGCCATCTTGGTCATCAGCGCCACGTCGTCGAGCACGCTGGCAATATCGTCGAGCAGGGCCAACAAACTGGTTCCGGCCATATCAGAAAATCCTTATGTCAGTAGAAGAGAGCTTCCCGCAGCACACCACGCCCTTGTTGGCCACATCATCAGCGCCACACCATCGAGTACATTGGCCATGTCATCCGACAGGACCGACCAACCGGTTCCGGCCGAAGGGGGATCCCTATTGCGAGAAAAGATGGCACAGTGTAACCAGAAGCCGCCCGTTCGGCAGCAACCACATCAGGGTCATTTGGCCTTGATTCATCCGGTGCCCGCAGGCCCAAGGAGTATTCCATGCAACCCTGGCAACCGCTGATCACATTCTGGTTTGGCGAAGAGACAGACGACGTCACCCGCGCCAAACGCCAAGCGCCCCTCTGGTGGGGCAAAAACAGCGACACCGACGCCCTGCTCGCCAGCCACTTCGGTGAACTGGCCGCCGCAGCCGCCGCCGGCGAGCTCGCCCACTGGGCCGACGCGGCCGAGGGCCGGCTGGCCCTTATCCTGCTGCTGGATCAGCTGCCGCGCAACATCCACCGCGGCACCCCCGCCGCCTTTGCCCAGGATGCCAAGGCGCGGGATCTCTGCCTCAAGGGGCTCTCTCTGGAGGCGGATCTGGCGCTGCCCCCGCTGGGGCGGGTCTTTTTCTACCTGCCGCTGGAGCACGCCGAATCCCGCGAACAGCAGGCCAGAAGCGTGACCCTGTTCGAGGGGCTGGCGGCCGAGCAGGCCGACGGTCCGGCGCGGGAGACCTTCGCCGGCTTTGCCGACTTTGCCCGCCGCCATCAGGTGATCGTCGAACGTTTTGGCCGCTTCCCCCACCGCAACGCCATCCTGGGCCGCCAGGACACGGCCGAGGAGGCCGCCTTCTTGCTGCAACCGGGCTCGGGCTTTTGAGGCTCATTTCAGATGCGCATAAAAAAACGGGCCCGAGGGCCCGTTTTGCATGGGAATGACGGGGTCATGCCGCCTCCGCCAGCTCCTCTTCTTTTTTCTGGTAAGCCTGCGGCGAGAGACCCAGCAGCTCCTGCACGGTGGAAGCCACCGTGATGGAGGAGATGGTGCCCACCAGGATGCCGGCGAACAGGGTGAAGGAGAAACCGTAGAGGGCGTCGCCACCGAACAGCAGCAGAGCCCCCACCGTGAACAGGGTGGTGCCCGAGGTGATCATGGTACGGCTGAAGGTGGCCTTGATGGCCACGTCGGAGCAGTCGTGGATCCCCATCTGGGTGCGCGAGCTGAGCAAGTCCCGCAAGCGGTCGGAGATGACGATGCTGTCGTTGAGGGAGTAGCCGATCACCGCCATCAGGCCGGCGATGACGTTGAGATCGAACTCGATGTTGAACAGCGCCAGCAGCCCCAGCGCCACCAGACCGTCGTGCAGCACAGACACCAGGATGCCGATGGCTTGGCGCCACTCGAAACGCACCGCCAGGTAGGCGGAGATGGCAAGCGAGGCCACCAGCACCGCCAGCATCCCCTGCTGGAACAGCTCGGCGCCCACCTGGGGGCCGACGATGGTGGTGCGCAGCAGCTCCACCGGCAGATTGAGCTGCTGACCCAGCATCACCGCCAGCTCCTCGGCCGCCCAGGGCAGCTCGTGGGGCGGCAGCTTGATCAGCCACTCGCCGGGCACGCCGGCGCCGTGCAGCTCGACCACGCCCGCCAGGGGGGCCGTCAACAGGGCGTTGAGCTCGTGGGCCTCCTTCAGGGTCTGGATGCGAAACTCCAGCAGGATGCCGCCGGTAAAGTCGAGACCGAGGGAGAGGCCGTTGATGGCGAGCACCGCGATGCTCGCCACGGTCAGCAGCACGGAGGCCCACAGGCCGATGTAACGCCAGCGGGTCAGCCCCATGGCAATGATCATTCTCAGCATTGTTGTTCCCTCGACAGCAGATGGCTCGGGCTTCCCGCAGGGAAGCGCATGACGCGGGCGCGGAGCAGGCTCGAACGCGCGGCGCGATGACACAGGTGGTGGTCAGTCATGGTCACACCCTCAGCAGCTTGGCGCTGCTCTTGCCCCACAGGGGGTTGATGATGGCGCGCGTGCCCCAGATGCCGGTCACCATGCTGGAGATGAGGCCCAGGATCAGGGTGATGGAGAAGCCCTGCAGCGGCCCGGAACCGATGGCATAGAGCACCACGGCGCAGATGAGCGTGGTGATGTTGGCATCGAAGATGGTGCGAAACGCCGAGCGGTAAC
Proteins encoded in this window:
- a CDS encoding DUF808 domain-containing protein, coding for MAGTSLLALLDDIASVLDDVALMTKMAAKKTAGVLGDDLALNAEQVSGVRAERELPVVWAVAKGSFRNKLILVPAAIAISALVPWLITPLLMLGGAYLCFEGAEKLAHKFLPHEASEGEAHTAPIPDDLVAFEQQKIKGAIRTDFILSAEIIVIALGTVQGASLALQLSVVAGIALLMTVGVYGLVGLIVKLDDIGLHLLQKPDGGALRRAVGQGLLVTAPRLMHLLALVGTIAMFMVGGGILVHGWPFVHHLIEGAATAVATLPAVGAALALMMPTLLNALAGVVAGLVLVLAMTLVSKLKPAK
- a CDS encoding DUF924 family protein; protein product: MQPWQPLITFWFGEETDDVTRAKRQAPLWWGKNSDTDALLASHFGELAAAAAAGELAHWADAAEGRLALILLLDQLPRNIHRGTPAAFAQDAKARDLCLKGLSLEADLALPPLGRVFFYLPLEHAESREQQARSVTLFEGLAAEQADGPARETFAGFADFARRHQVIVERFGRFPHRNAILGRQDTAEEAAFLLQPGSGF
- the secF gene encoding protein translocase subunit SecF; its protein translation is MLRMIIAMGLTRWRYIGLWASVLLTVASIAVLAINGLSLGLDFTGGILLEFRIQTLKEAHELNALLTAPLAGVVELHGAGVPGEWLIKLPPHELPWAAEELAVMLGQQLNLPVELLRTTIVGPQVGAELFQQGMLAVLVASLAISAYLAVRFEWRQAIGILVSVLHDGLVALGLLALFNIEFDLNVIAGLMAVIGYSLNDSIVISDRLRDLLSSRTQMGIHDCSDVAIKATFSRTMITSGTTLFTVGALLLFGGDALYGFSFTLFAGILVGTISSITVASTVQELLGLSPQAYQKKEEELAEAA